Genomic window (Flavobacteriales bacterium):
GAAGGGCAAGGACGAAGTGGAGTTCTTGGCCGGCATCCAGTTCAGTGGCATTGATGCCGTGGGCTTGGTGAACCGCATCACCACCATCATCAGCCACGAGAACAACGTGAACATGCGCAGCATCAGCTTCGATAGCAAGGACGGCATCTTCGAGGGCAAAGTGATGGCCTACGTACACGACGCCGAGCACCTGCGGTCCTTGGTGGACAAGCTCCGCGATGTGCCGGAGGTGCGGCGCGTAGAGCGAGTGGACCATTAGTTGACAGCTTTCTGAAACAGGAAATTGGAAAGCTGAAAGCTGAAACCGGGCGCTCGACGATCCCCGTTTCAACTTTCACGTTTCAGCTTTCAACTTTCAGCCTTGAACAGGATGTCAACTGACGCCCTCACTCCCGGGAAAACTTGTGCGGATCGTTGTGGTCGTCCTCGATCTGCATCTTGATGGACCACATCTTCAGGCCCAGCATGGCCAGCTCACGGTGTTCGTTCTTCACCAGCCATTGGAAGGCCTCTTCATCCCCGCCGCACTCGGCCACCTTGCGCAGCACCAGCATGTCGTGCGCCTCCAACCATTCCAGCGCCTTGTCATCATCCTCGATGCCGCGGATCACCGCCATCAGATGCGGGTGCCCATGCTCCATCAGCCACTTGCGGGCATCGGCCTTCAGGTGCAGCGCGAACACAAAGATGCCCAGCTCCGGGTAGCCGTTCTTGATCAGCCAATCGCGGATCCGCACATTGCCGCTGATGGCCTCGCCCCATGCGAGGAGGATCTTGGCGGGGTATTCGGTGCGCATGGTATCCGGTCCGGTTCATTGGCAAAGGTATCCGGAGGCGCTCCGGATGACCCATGTGCGCAGATGTCGGCCGTCAGGAGCTACAGTCCTCCGGCCAGTATCTTCGCGGCATGCGCGTCAAGATCTTCGTGATATTCCTACTGGCTTCCTCCTGCGCGGCCGCTCAGGCCCAGACCCATCAAGAGCGCAAGGTGCGCAGGCTGCTCGCCAAGGGCAAAGCGTACCCGGCGATCCGCATTGCCTCGGGCGTATTGGGCAAGAACACGCACCCGGAGTTCTATGCGTTGCGTGCGGAAGGATACAACAGCATCAGTGAGTTCACGAAGGCGGAGGCGGACGCACGCACGGCGATACGCCTTCTGCCGGACAGCGTGGGCGGGCTGTTCCAACTCGCTGCGGCGGAGCAGGGGCTGGGACGGTTGGACAGTGCAGCGGTCCACTTCCGGCAGGTACTGCAACAACGTCCGGGTGTTGAGGCGCATTACCGGCTGGCCGTGGTGGAACAGATGCGGGGCGATCTTACCGGGGCTTCAAGGCAGATCGCCCAAGCCATCGCCATGGAAGAGAAAGCCGCTCCTTCATCGGCCCGCCTGCACCGGGTGAAGGGCGAGGTGGCGGCCATGGCCGGTGACAGTGCATTGGCACGCACCGAACTGGACCGCGCCGTGGAATTGGACCCTGACGACCCCGTGAACTACAACAGCCGCGGCTATTACGCGCACGCTTGGCGCGGCGACCATCGTGGGGCCATAGCGGACTATGACCGGGCCATCAAGCTGAACCCGAACTACAGCTACGCCTTCAACAACCGGGGTTGGAGCGAATACAAGAACGGGGAGACCGCCAAGGGGATCAAGGACATCCAGCGCGCACGGAAGAAGAAGATCCACAATCCTTTCGTGTACCGCAACCTCGGTGTGATCGCCTTGGAGACCGGGGATACGGCCAAGGCATGCATGCTCCTGCGCCAAGCCCTGGACCGCGACTTCACGGCGCTTTACGGCGATGAGGTGGAGCAACTGATGACCACCTCCTGCAGAGGCAGCGCTGACGGCAAACCAATGGTGCCCGTGCAACCCTCCCAAGGAACCATCGATCGGAAGACCGAACACCCTGTGCCGCGGACGAATGCACCTGAGTGAGCAAAGCGGATGGTGGAAAGCTGAAACCGGAAATTGGAAAAAGTAAAAATGGGAAACACGAGAAGCATGTTGCGCGAAGGCGCTTTGGACGGACAGGTGATCGTGATCACCGGTGGCGGAACGGGCTTGGGCCGCAGCATGGCGGAGGCCTTTCTGCGCTTGGGCGCGCAAGTCTGCATCACCAGCCGGAAAATGGAGGTGCTGGAGGCTACCGCGGCCGAGATGGAAAAAGCGACCGGCGGCACGGTACTTCCCGTGGCCTGCGACGTGCGCAAATGGCAGGACGTGGACCATTTGGTGGAGGAGGTAATGATGAAGTTCGGCAAGGTGGACGGCTTGGTGAACAACGCCGCGGGAAACTTCATCAGCCCCACGGAGCGCCTCAGCAGCAAGGCCTTCGAAACGATCATCGGCATCGTGCTGATGGGCACGGTGAATTGCACGCTCGCCTTCGGGAAGCACTGGATCGCCAAGGGTGAAAAAGAGAAGCGCGTGCTGAACATCACCACAACATATGCATGGACCGGCAGCGGCTACGTGGTGCCCAGTGCCTGTGCCAAGGCGGGCGTGCTCGCGCTCACACGCTCGTTGGCAGTGGAATGGGCGAAGTACGGCATCCGGACCAATGCCATCGCCCCCGGCCCCTTTCCCACCAAAGGCGCGTGGCAACGCTTGCTGCCCGGCGACATGGTCGAAAAGTTCGACATGGCCAAGCAGGTCCCTCTGGGCCGGGTGGGCGAGCACCATGAGCTCACGGACCTGGCCTCCTATCTGATCTCCACTTACAGCAGCTACATCAATGGCGAGGTGGTCACCATCGACGGAGGCGAATGGCTGAAGGGCGCGGGCCAGTTCAACATGCTGGAGATGGTGGAGCCGGAGATGTGGGATTCCATTGAACGGATGGTCAGAGGGACGAAGTCTTGAGTCCTTTGGTCCTGAGCCTAGGGGTGACCATTTCAGATAGTACTTGCTACTCCCGCATTTCCGGCACCCTATTTGCCTTAATGACGTAGCGATCGGTGTCGGCTTGGCAAAAAACAACACCTTGCCGGGAACCGGTCGACCAGAACATTCTATCTTCGTACCACAAAACCAAACATGCCCATGAGGACGTTCAAATTGTTCGCTGCCGCACTCTTGATCAGTGTAGCTTCACTGGCGAGCGCCCAATCCGAAAAGGAAACCGCCAAGGCTTGCGCTGATATGGCCAAGGCCAAGGCCGAGATGTTGACCAAGGAACTGGCCTTGACCGACGACCAGTCCGCCAAGGTGAGCGAGCTGCTGATGAAAAACGAGGAAAGCCTGATGGGCATGCGCGGCCATTGCGAAGTGATGGACGCGAAAGCCAAGAAACAGGACGAGGCCACCTACGCCTCCATCTCGGAGATCTTGAAGAAAGACCAGAAGACGAAGCTGGAGGAGCTCCAAGCTTCCGGCAAGCTGGAGAGCTGTGGTAAGGAAGGCGGCAAAGGCTGCTGCGCAGGTAAAAAAGGCGCGAAGACCGAGAAGGGAGAGACCCTGAAGAGCGCACAGCCCGCATCGAAGACCGCGGAGTAACACATCACTTCCAACATTAAAAAGGGCCGCTGATCGCGGCCCTTTTTAATGTGCTTTGTTGCCGTTCTGAAACGCCATCACTTGGGCGAACGGGGGCGCTCCGTTATCATTCAGCCTCAATGACCAAGTATTTGCTGAGGCTCCAGAAGGCGGCGGTGTCCTTGATGGTCAATTTCTCCACGCGGTCCTTTCCCACCAACTCGTAACTGCCCGCAGGGTGCGCGGTGATGATCTTGGCCTTCTTCGCGTCCACCGGGATCACCGATACCTTGGTGATGTCGATCTGCTTGAAGTAGTCCTTGTTGAGGTCGGTACTGTTCAGCTTCTTCACGCTGCCGATGCCGATCACACCACCCTCCTTGGTAAGGATCTTGTTATCCAGCAATTCCTTCTTTGTCCCTACGCAGTACCAAGCGGCGTTGAGCTCGCCCAATTGCATGTTGGCCTGCTGCTCCTTGTCCTGGTACATCTGGATCATGCTGGCCAAGGAGGCATTGGTGCTGGCAAGCTGCTCCTTGATCGAGCCGATCTCCGTATCCTTGTCCGCCAAGGAGCGCTCCATTTCCTCGATGGTCCTAGTGAGTTCCGAAAGCTTGCTGTTGTCCGCAGCGGAACTCTTTTTCATGCGGGCAATGATCTTCCGGTTCGCGGTCATCAGGGAATCGATGGCCCGGAGGTCGTCCACAATGCCCTGCTCCATGTCCGTACCGCTCTCCACGCCCAAACCGCTCTGTTTCAGCAGGCCCTGCTTTTCACGGATCTGGCGTAGATTCTCGCTGACCCTGTTGAATGCGCCGAACATCGCATTTATCGTGGAATCCTTCATGGTGCTCTGTTCGGCCACCACGGTCTTGTCCTGCTCCAATTGCTTGTACTGCTCACTCTGAGTGGGATCGCTGTGGCAAGCAGTGAACAAGATGGTGGTGGCGGCGCTTGCGATCAAGAGAGTTCTCATGGTAGGGTTGATTATGGATCCGGGTTGAACAGTTCCGTTCAGTTGCTGCACCCGGGGTTGACCGGAGCAGGACGGAACGAACGGGGCCGAAATTACGTATACCGACGTAGCGACCATTCCGCATCTTTGCAGGTGTGACCCGCCCATGAACTTCCGCCCCGCACTCCTTGTTCGCGTGGTGTGCCTCCTGTTGGCACCGGGATGGACCGTTCCTTGCGTGGCGCAAGGAGGGGACGGGAGCCTCACAGGCGATTTCAAGAAGCTATCCCCGAAGGAACGATCCAAGATAGCTGCCCGGGAAACCCACGAGGCTGCCGCCGACAGTGGCTACCAGGACATCATGAAACAGGCGGACGCCGCGTTCCGGGCCGGACGGTACGAGGACGCTTTGGCCGCCTTCCATGAAGCTCGAAGCATACGGCCATACAACGTGTATCCCAAGGTGAAGATCCAAGACCTGCAAGCGCTGATCAAGAAACAGGACGAGGAGCGCGTTGGACAAACGCCGGTAGTTCCCCCTCCCGCTGATCCGCCCGGGCCGGCCGTTGTGGCCACGCCATCGCCTCAGGAAACGCCTGAGCCACCTCTCAATACCCCCCACCCCCTTGTATCTCCCGACCCACAATTGGATACAACTGCTCCATCGGTAGCGCCCCTGCCATCCCCGGTGGAAACGGAAACCACCCCCGCTCCCATGGAAAAAAAACCGGTGCCTGCAGCGGATATGGCACCGCCCAATATCCCTGCGGCAGCTTCGGTTAACCAGACCCGGCGGGCATCAACGCCCGGACCGGATATCCGGCCCATCACCATCGGTGAACGGATCTACATGGAAGCAGGCGCTACGGTGACCGAGAGGACCGTTGAGGACGAAGGCCGACCGGTGGTGTACAAAAAGGTGGTACATCCGTGGGGGCAGACCTACCACTTCAAGGACGGCCTCGCGATCTCCGACCGGGAATGGAACGACCGGTTCAACGAGTAATGCCGCGGACGAGCGTCACCGGCATTTCCAGCAGGGCCTTGTAATCCCCCCCGGCCTCCTCCATGTCAAGGTCGCCTTGGTCATAATGCCATTCCATGGCGACCTTGCCTGCACCCGTGATATGTACCTCGTCCAATACTTTCAGCAGGTCCAAGATGTACTTGGAGCTGCTGGAGTTAAAGTAGGTCATGGTCAACTTCACCGTTGTCTCCGGAGCTGGCCTTTGGGCATAATCCTCTACCATTTCCAGCAAGGGCCTGAAAAAACCTTCGGCATTCTCATGGATGGAGCACCCGCGCATTTCAAGCATCCCCGTAGCCCGGTCGAAGAGGATCTCGGGTGTCTTTTCGGAAGCTGGGAGATGGAGGCGTGGCATGAGCGGCGGTGAAGTTAAATCGGGAACGGGGATCCCGGCTTGAGACAACCTCCGGACCGCCCGTTAGAGAGGAATAGTTTGTCGGGATCGCCACAACACTTAATTTCAGGCCGGACAGAACCCCCATATCATGGCCATCAACAACATCCTGGTCCCCTATGACTTCTCGGATTGTGCGACTGATGCCTTGCGCGTCGCGGCCAAGCTTTCCCGTCTCACCGGCGCGACGCTGCACTTGGTGCATGTCTATGAGGACATGACCGACTTCCATTCGAGCAACCACCGGATGCGCGAGGAAATTGAGCTGCGATTGGACAAGGTGCCCGAACTGCCTTTTCTGGTGGGTGTCCCCATGAAACGCTTCATGCTGCGCCAGTTCAACATCACGGAGATGTTCCGGAACGACCAACTGAAGAGCATGGACATGGTGGTGATGGGCAGCAACGGTGCCCAGGGCATGCGGGCCATGGTGGGCTCCAACACCCAGCGCGTGGTACGCATAGCGCCAATGCCCGTGCTGGTGATCAAGCACATCGTAGAGGATTTCGACGTGCAGGACCTGGTCTACGCATCCAATTTCACGCCTGCGGACATCAAGAAGTTCGATGCCTTCCTGCCGATCGTAAAGCTGTTCGACCCGAAGGTCCACCTATTAAAAGTGAACACACCGGGCAGCTTCCAGCGCAGTGCCGACAGCTATAAGGCGATCGACGCATTCCTCCAGCGACATGAGCTGCGCAAATTCAGCACCACCATCTACAACGACCTGAGCGTGGAGGAAGGCATACTGGACTTTGCACGGGGCATCGATGCGGACATGATCGCCATGGCCACCCACGGGCGCAAGGGATTCTTCCATGTGGTCAACGGCAGCGTTACCGAGGACATCGTCAATCACACCTCCTTCCCGGTCCTGAGTGTGAAGCTCTGAAAACATCTTCACGTCAGCGGTACGGTGCAAGGCAACGTATATTAGCGGTACAAACCATCCAACAGCACATGAAGTTCCTGTTCAGGAAATACCCGGCCAAGAGAGGGGAGATCATCGAGCTGGGCCCAAGCTCGCCCGCCCCTGTGAAATTCATGACCGCAGCGGAGTTCAAGAAGTACACCGGCAGCAGAACGCACACGTACTTCAAAGGCCAAGAGGAAGACGGCGTGATCCGTTTCACCCTTCCCTTCGACAGCATCTGGCATGCTGTGGTGGAAAAGGGGAATGACGCCATTACCGCGACGAGCAAACTTTGCCCCCCACTAACGCAGGAGAACCTGTTAGATGCGGGCCCTACCCAGCTCGGCGATGACCCGGAAAGTGAGATCGAAAGCTTGAGCATGGGCAGCCGGAGCGAAGGATAGATCCGTTCGATCCGTTGAAGGCATGTCCCGCACCCATGAAGATGAGCTCAGCGGCCTTCTAAGGGGGCAGGCGGTCATTGTACAGGAGGTGTACTCGATCCTTGAGGAGGAGCAGAAGAAGGATGAACTGCTGAGGGCCGCCGTGCTCAGCAGCATGAAGCATCGGGAGAACCGTGTTGCCGGCTTGGACCCGTTACGGACCTATGATGTGGAGGACATCCGCCGGGCCTGCGTGAAATATCGGCTTCGATTTTTGCCCGCCGGCCGGTTCAAAGGGAATATCCCGCGCGAGGCGATCTATACCTTGAGGCAATTGGAGGCCCGCTCGGACGCTCCTCTCGGCGGTTTCAAGATCATGGCGCCCGCCAAGCGTTTCAGGCTGTGTGATGGCAATGCGGACCCGCTGTTGTTCATCCCCCTCGGCGGAGGATCATACTACTTGGTGCATCAATGGGGGCGTTCGCTCGGTCCATGGCGCGCCGTGACCGGATGGCCCTTCAGAAACTGGAAAAACTTAGTGGTGACCGTGTTCTTGGCCTCGGTCATCATCGGAGCCTTGACACCCTCGATCTGGCTGTCAGCAGACCCCACAGTACCTTGGTGGGACGGGCACCGGTTGATGGCGGTCTTCTCCACCACGATCATCCTTTGCGCCGCCACGGCCTTTGGCTGGTTAGCCTTCTTCGGACAGTTCAGTGAAGAGGCTTGGGACAGCGAGACCTTCAACTAAGCTCGCTTGGACGGGGCACAGCCGTGCCCCCGACCTCCGGATCAAGCCCGGTCTTGCACACGCAGGCGGAGCGGAACCATTCCTTCAGGGTCTCCCTTTCAGCAGGTACCAATCGCCTGAACGCCTTGCGCAATTCCTTCCGAAAGACGGTCTGGTCCGCATAGCTGATCTTCGATAAGATCTCCTGATAATAATCGATCAATGGTTTAGCCATGTTAAGGGTGTTACGATGAATGACAGGTCAATGTTGCACGCCACTTCGAAAGAAAATGGACCGAAATTCGTGGCCGGTCCGACAGCTCTGGAATGCGCACCCGCTCCGGAAAGATCCGAGCGGGTGGCACGTTCCATTAATCCTGATCAGGCGATGCTGATCTCCTTCACTGCCGCCTTCACCTCCACCTTTTTCGGGATGCTCACGGTGAGGACGCCGTTCGCATGTTCAGCGGTGATGTTGTCCACGTCCGTATGCTCCGGAAGCTGGAAGCTGCGCTTGAAGGAAGGCAACGCGAATTCGCGGCGCGTATAGCGTTGCCCCTCCGGCATCTCGCTCTGCTTGGGATCCGCACTGAGGGTGAGGATGTCCTTCTCCACGTTAAGCTTGAGCTCGTCCTTGGCATATCCGGGGGCGAGCAGTTCCAGTTGGAATCCCTCCTTCGTCTCCAGGATGTTGGCACGGGTGTGGGCGTTCGGCAAGTTGTCGCTCCCCTGCATCTGGTCAATGTTGCCGAAGAATCGCTCGAGCACGCTGTTGAAGGGCAGCTGCTTCGTGGTGAACGGATGTTGTTTGGTGTAGTACATGGTGTGTTCCGTTTTTAATGGTCGGATGTCGGCGGTTCCGCCAAGGTGATGCCAACGTAAAAAAAGCTGACAAACCGGCTGTCCCTGTTGTTGCCCGATGACGTGTTGTCCGCTCTGGGTGCGGGTTTTCGCCATTCTGGCGCCGTTTCGTAATTTCGTAAGCACCCAATAGATCGGTCGATAACGAATTCGCGAACCTGCCTTGCCGCAGCTACGGTCTGTACGCAACTTTCATAGGGCCAACGGCCCGGGACATACCAGCCCATGGCGCTCATGGGCTGGTATGTCGAGTGGATGCCAAGGGCTGAAGGCCCGGCACATTCGAGCGCGATCTCAATCCCACACATAGCGTTCATCGAACTCGATCCCATGTTCGGTCATAAAGCCCCGATACTCATCTTGAAAGGTCGCCTTGCGATGATGCTCCTCTTGTCCATCAATGTATGCCAGCAGCTGGTGCAGATCAGGATAATACGCCGATATCGAAGCATAGCCCTTTTGCCATGCGAAATGTTCAAGTGCCCTATCCTGTTCCTTGATCCAGCGCGATGAACTCGTCTTCACCTTCTGCACCAGATCGGCGATAGTGATCGTACGTGAAAGGCGGATCGCCAGATGTACATGGTCCTCCACACCGCCTACGCGGTAGCACTCGCACCTTTCCAGATCACGGACGGTGCCTGCCATGTACGCATGAAGAGACTGCCGGATAGGAGCCTTCAACCAAGGCTGCCTGTTCTTGGTGCTGAATACAAGGTGTATAAGGACTTGGCTAAGGGACTGAGGCATGGTCGGTGATGGTTTCCATGAAGGGATAAATATCGTGATCAGCGATCAGGAGCGGATCCGCTCGTAGTAGTGATCTGTGCCATGCATCGGGCCTTCAGCCCTTTCTCCCGATATGCGCTCAACAGCCCATGGCGCCGCCATGGGCTGTAATGTGGCCGGGCCTTCAGCCCTGCCTATATCCATAGGGAGTTATGTACACACCCTGTAGCTGCCGGCAGGCAGGCATCACCAATTCTATATCCCAAAAGACCCTTTGGGCCATCTTGAATATAGAATTGGTATGGCCTACTGGGCCAGAAAAATGTAGGTGATCGTTCCGCGCTGCGGTTGGGGTGCCGCGGTGGAGCTGGAAAAGCGGGCACCACCGGCGGAGGAAAGTGCATTGTCCAGCATACACGCGTCCACGGTCGTGGTGGAGGCTTGGTCCAGTTCTGCCTTGCTCACTTGCCCAGTGCGGTCCACGGCCACGCGCACCACCACCTTGCCGCTGCCTTTGCAGAGATAAGCGGGCACCTCTAATACGATGTCGCTTCTTC
Coding sequences:
- a CDS encoding DUF1883 domain-containing protein, whose product is MKFLFRKYPAKRGEIIELGPSSPAPVKFMTAAEFKKYTGSRTHTYFKGQEEDGVIRFTLPFDSIWHAVVEKGNDAITATSKLCPPLTQENLLDAGPTQLGDDPESEIESLSMGSRSEG
- a CDS encoding DUF1987 domain-containing protein, with the translated sequence MPRLHLPASEKTPEILFDRATGMLEMRGCSIHENAEGFFRPLLEMVEDYAQRPAPETTVKLTMTYFNSSSSKYILDLLKVLDEVHITGAGKVAMEWHYDQGDLDMEEAGGDYKALLEMPVTLVRGITR
- a CDS encoding tetratricopeptide repeat protein; translation: MRVKIFVIFLLASSCAAAQAQTHQERKVRRLLAKGKAYPAIRIASGVLGKNTHPEFYALRAEGYNSISEFTKAEADARTAIRLLPDSVGGLFQLAAAEQGLGRLDSAAVHFRQVLQQRPGVEAHYRLAVVEQMRGDLTGASRQIAQAIAMEEKAAPSSARLHRVKGEVAAMAGDSALARTELDRAVELDPDDPVNYNSRGYYAHAWRGDHRGAIADYDRAIKLNPNYSYAFNNRGWSEYKNGETAKGIKDIQRARKKKIHNPFVYRNLGVIALETGDTAKACMLLRQALDRDFTALYGDEVEQLMTTSCRGSADGKPMVPVQPSQGTIDRKTEHPVPRTNAPE
- the tnpA gene encoding IS200/IS605 family transposase, whose translation is MPQSLSQVLIHLVFSTKNRQPWLKAPIRQSLHAYMAGTVRDLERCECYRVGGVEDHVHLAIRLSRTITIADLVQKVKTSSSRWIKEQDRALEHFAWQKGYASISAYYPDLHQLLAYIDGQEEHHRKATFQDEYRGFMTEHGIEFDERYVWD
- a CDS encoding SDR family oxidoreductase, which encodes MGNTRSMLREGALDGQVIVITGGGTGLGRSMAEAFLRLGAQVCITSRKMEVLEATAAEMEKATGGTVLPVACDVRKWQDVDHLVEEVMMKFGKVDGLVNNAAGNFISPTERLSSKAFETIIGIVLMGTVNCTLAFGKHWIAKGEKEKRVLNITTTYAWTGSGYVVPSACAKAGVLALTRSLAVEWAKYGIRTNAIAPGPFPTKGAWQRLLPGDMVEKFDMAKQVPLGRVGEHHELTDLASYLISTYSSYINGEVVTIDGGEWLKGAGQFNMLEMVEPEMWDSIERMVRGTKS
- a CDS encoding Hsp20/alpha crystallin family protein; its protein translation is MYYTKQHPFTTKQLPFNSVLERFFGNIDQMQGSDNLPNAHTRANILETKEGFQLELLAPGYAKDELKLNVEKDILTLSADPKQSEMPEGQRYTRREFALPSFKRSFQLPEHTDVDNITAEHANGVLTVSIPKKVEVKAAVKEISIA
- a CDS encoding universal stress protein, with protein sequence MAINNILVPYDFSDCATDALRVAAKLSRLTGATLHLVHVYEDMTDFHSSNHRMREEIELRLDKVPELPFLVGVPMKRFMLRQFNITEMFRNDQLKSMDMVVMGSNGAQGMRAMVGSNTQRVVRIAPMPVLVIKHIVEDFDVQDLVYASNFTPADIKKFDAFLPIVKLFDPKVHLLKVNTPGSFQRSADSYKAIDAFLQRHELRKFSTTIYNDLSVEEGILDFARGIDADMIAMATHGRKGFFHVVNGSVTEDIVNHTSFPVLSVKL